A single window of Archangium gephyra DNA harbors:
- a CDS encoding SDR family NAD(P)-dependent oxidoreductase, with protein MARQDLKGKVAIVTGASSGVGWQAAVRLGEAGVKLCITARRAEALEKLRHELEAKGVECISVPGDVTVQEDVEQVVRECLTHYGRVDILVNDAAVQSYGFFDELPWEHLTRTFDINVFGFMRFARAVLPHFKAQGSGHILNVQSMLSKGSAPLLAAYSASKHATLGWAQCLEMELVGTGIQVSNVLVPSVATNMFAHAPTMFGLAPKPVPPTYDTDVAARAVVACALRPGRTVVPVFLGGRLLLWVNALLPKLGKALMGRFGARMQMKDEPITRPEGNLFHSVAQGVGPYGPVPPTPLWKRVSATAGLLALAGGVVLGVAGLARAAR; from the coding sequence ATGGCTCGCCAGGACCTGAAGGGCAAGGTCGCCATCGTGACGGGGGCGTCGAGCGGAGTGGGCTGGCAGGCGGCGGTGCGCCTGGGCGAGGCGGGGGTGAAGCTGTGCATCACCGCGCGCCGGGCGGAGGCGCTGGAGAAGCTGCGCCACGAGCTGGAAGCGAAGGGCGTGGAGTGCATCTCGGTGCCCGGAGACGTGACGGTGCAGGAGGACGTGGAGCAGGTGGTGCGCGAGTGCCTGACGCACTACGGCCGGGTGGACATCCTGGTGAACGACGCGGCGGTGCAGTCGTACGGTTTCTTCGACGAGCTGCCGTGGGAGCACCTCACACGCACCTTCGACATCAACGTGTTTGGCTTCATGCGCTTCGCGCGGGCGGTGCTGCCACACTTCAAGGCACAGGGCAGCGGGCACATCCTCAACGTGCAGTCGATGCTGTCCAAGGGCTCGGCGCCGCTACTGGCGGCGTACAGCGCGAGCAAGCACGCGACACTGGGGTGGGCGCAGTGTCTGGAGATGGAGCTGGTGGGCACGGGGATTCAGGTGTCCAACGTGCTGGTGCCCTCGGTGGCGACGAACATGTTCGCGCACGCGCCGACGATGTTCGGCCTGGCGCCCAAGCCGGTGCCGCCGACGTATGACACGGACGTGGCGGCGCGAGCGGTGGTGGCGTGCGCGCTGCGGCCGGGGAGGACGGTGGTGCCGGTGTTCCTCGGGGGGCGGTTGCTGTTGTGGGTGAACGCGCTGTTGCCGAAGCTGGGCAAGGCGTTGATGGGCCGGTTCGGCGCGCGGATGCAGATGAAGGACGAGCCCATCACCCGGCCCGAGGGCAATCTCTTCCATTCGGTGGCGCAGGGCGTGGGCCCGTATGGACCGGTGCCGCCGACGCCGCTGTGGAAGCGCGTGTCGGCGACGGCGGGCCTCCTCGCGCTGGCGGGCGGCGTGGTGCTGGGCGTGGCGGGACTGGCCCGCGCGGCACGCTGA
- a CDS encoding phytoene desaturase family protein → MSSMLDAVVVGAGPNGLAAAISLARAGRSVRVFEAGPTPGGGARSAELTLPGFVHDVCSAIHPLAAASPFFRQLPLGAHGLEWIHPDAPLAHPLDEGTAAVLERSLEATAQGLGPDAERYVKWMRPMVRAFDDVMAQLGDPLRLPRRPIRLARFGLRALRPAHSLATHAFRGPLARALFAGSAAHSFTALEKPFTSAFGILLLASGHAVGWPFPRGGTQKLVDALVSYLRTLGGEVETGHRVLNVDELPRSRAVLLDVTPRQLVKLAGHRLPPSYVEKLQRFRYGPGVFKVDWALSGPIPWRAPACARAGTVHLGGTLEEISASEAAVSRGEIPERPYVLLAQHTLFDTSRAPAGQHTGWAYCHVPNGSTEDMTERIEAQVERSAPGFRARILARHTRSPAQYEAYNPNFIGGDISGGAMEGSQLFARPVARLVPYATPDPRLFLCSASTPPGPGVHGLCGFLAARALLASEVWRKG, encoded by the coding sequence ATGAGCTCGATGCTCGATGCCGTCGTGGTGGGCGCCGGTCCCAACGGGCTCGCCGCCGCCATCTCCCTGGCACGCGCGGGCCGCTCGGTGCGCGTCTTCGAGGCCGGCCCCACTCCCGGCGGTGGCGCGCGCTCGGCAGAGCTCACCCTCCCCGGCTTCGTCCACGACGTCTGCTCCGCCATCCACCCGCTCGCCGCCGCCTCGCCCTTCTTCCGCCAGTTGCCCCTCGGGGCCCATGGGCTGGAGTGGATCCACCCCGACGCGCCCCTCGCCCACCCGCTCGACGAGGGCACCGCCGCCGTCCTCGAGCGCTCCCTCGAGGCCACCGCCCAGGGGCTCGGCCCCGACGCCGAGCGCTATGTGAAGTGGATGCGCCCCATGGTGCGCGCCTTTGACGACGTCATGGCCCAGCTCGGCGATCCGCTGCGCCTCCCCCGCCGTCCCATCCGTCTCGCCCGCTTCGGCCTGCGCGCCCTGCGGCCCGCGCACTCGCTCGCCACCCACGCCTTCCGCGGGCCCCTGGCGCGCGCCCTCTTCGCTGGCTCCGCCGCGCACTCCTTCACCGCCCTGGAGAAGCCCTTCACCTCCGCCTTCGGGATTCTGTTGCTCGCCTCCGGCCACGCCGTGGGCTGGCCCTTCCCTCGCGGCGGTACGCAGAAGCTCGTGGACGCGCTCGTCAGCTACCTGCGCACGCTCGGCGGCGAGGTGGAGACGGGGCACCGCGTGCTCAACGTGGACGAGCTGCCCCGCTCGCGCGCCGTGCTGCTCGACGTGACGCCCCGGCAGCTCGTGAAGCTCGCCGGCCACCGGCTGCCTCCGTCCTACGTGGAGAAGCTCCAGCGCTTCCGCTACGGGCCCGGGGTCTTCAAGGTGGACTGGGCCCTCTCCGGCCCCATTCCCTGGCGAGCCCCCGCGTGTGCCCGCGCCGGCACCGTGCACCTCGGCGGCACCCTGGAGGAGATCTCCGCCAGCGAGGCCGCCGTCTCGCGCGGGGAGATTCCCGAGCGCCCCTACGTGCTGCTCGCCCAGCACACCCTCTTCGACACCAGCCGCGCCCCCGCGGGCCAGCACACCGGCTGGGCGTACTGCCACGTCCCCAACGGCTCCACCGAGGACATGACGGAGCGGATTGAAGCCCAGGTGGAGCGCAGCGCTCCCGGCTTCCGCGCGCGCATCCTCGCCCGGCACACGCGCTCGCCCGCGCAGTACGAGGCCTACAACCCCAACTTCATCGGCGGGGACATCTCCGGCGGCGCCATGGAGGGCTCGCAGCTCTTCGCCCGGCCCGTGGCGCGGCTCGTCCCCTACGCCACGCCGGACCCACGCCTCTTTCTGTGCTCGGCCTCCACGCCTCCGGGGCCTGGCGTGCACGGGCTGTGTGGCTTCCTCGCCGCCCGCGCGCTGCTCGCCAGCGAGGTGTGGCGCAAGGGGTGA
- a CDS encoding HEAT repeat domain-containing protein — translation MTRAFLRMNVLPTLTLTVCLLAPALASAQQSASSEAPALQPTTCSVEGLMDSIRRGMNSRSEAYKLYLRTLLRESAVNLPRAELQAAFEREYDPVMVEHLAAALVARTERGLEDDAFQVVAKRALEDRDPGLRAATVRAMRRTGALGRSGEMFERLVRDPSPEVRMETATNLVEDTHHVYGGHHGPAADTAVSAAAASDDPKVTAKVLGQLMTGEISSDSARKLEKLLGSDSAEVRAAASTALGGVPVAEMANARQSLTGMYRDEKDPTVRKAILQSIARLGFSGAVPELQRLRAVDPSMTSEIDSWIRVLNMNHQDWSLILREKQRQQQAR, via the coding sequence ATGACACGCGCCTTCCTTCGTATGAACGTGCTCCCCACCCTGACGCTCACCGTGTGCCTGCTCGCGCCGGCCCTGGCTTCCGCGCAGCAGTCCGCCTCGAGCGAGGCCCCCGCCCTCCAGCCCACGACGTGCTCGGTCGAGGGGCTGATGGACTCCATCCGCCGCGGGATGAATTCCAGGTCCGAGGCCTACAAGCTCTACCTGCGCACGCTGCTGCGCGAGTCCGCCGTCAACCTGCCGCGCGCCGAGCTCCAGGCCGCCTTCGAGCGCGAGTACGACCCCGTGATGGTGGAGCACCTGGCGGCGGCCCTGGTAGCGCGCACCGAGCGCGGCCTGGAGGACGATGCCTTCCAGGTGGTGGCGAAGCGGGCGCTGGAGGACCGGGACCCCGGCCTGCGCGCCGCCACGGTCCGCGCCATGCGCCGCACCGGCGCGCTGGGGCGCAGCGGGGAGATGTTCGAGCGCCTGGTGAGAGATCCCTCGCCCGAGGTGCGCATGGAAACGGCGACCAACCTCGTCGAGGACACCCATCACGTCTACGGCGGGCACCATGGCCCGGCGGCGGATACCGCGGTGTCGGCGGCCGCGGCCTCGGACGACCCGAAGGTGACGGCGAAGGTGCTCGGCCAGCTCATGACGGGGGAGATCAGCTCCGACTCGGCGCGCAAGCTCGAGAAGCTGCTGGGCAGCGACTCCGCCGAGGTCCGCGCCGCGGCGTCCACCGCGCTCGGCGGCGTGCCGGTGGCGGAGATGGCCAACGCCCGTCAGTCGCTGACCGGCATGTACCGCGACGAGAAGGACCCCACCGTCCGCAAGGCCATCCTCCAGAGCATCGCCCGGCTCGGCTTCTCCGGCGCGGTGCCCGAGCTCCAGCGGTTGCGCGCTGTCGACCCGAGCATGACGTCGGAGATCGACAGCTGGATTCGAGTCCTCAACATGAACCACCAGGATTGGAGCCTGATCCTGAGGGAGAAGCAGCGGCAGCAACAGGCTCGGTAG